Genomic segment of Myxococcus stipitatus:
GTCTGGCGGGAGGGTCGGGCCGGGAGCGTCATCGTCGCCGGAGCCATTGCAGCCGAGGGTGGTCAACAACAACAGGGTCGCGATCAATCGGAAGGGGCGCATGGGTTCGCGTCGGTGTCGGGGGCTGCCCGCATGTTATCGCTTCTCACCGCCCCTGCCCAGCTGACGCGTCAATTTCATACATGACGCGTCAATTCGAGGCGTCAAGTCCTGGCACGACGGAAGTTCCCTTGTGAAATCGCGACTTACGTCTTTGGCATGGTGGCTGCTTGGAGTGCTGGCGTGGCTGGACGATGCGATGGCCGAGCGCTCGTTCAAGCCACGTGTCCCGACGAACCAAGGAGACATCCATATGAAAGTCGTGCAGCCACTCGATACTGGCGGAAGCTTCAACAACATCCAGACGGCCTATCAGCTCTCGAGGTTCTCAGGTCTCGGTGACAACCTGACGGGGACGGCCTCGAGCATCGCGCAGAAGCTCGGGCCCATCATCGACGACGCGTTGACGAAGAACATTCCGTCGTTGGGGGTGTGGGTGCGGATGTGGGGACCGTGCGTGTATCAGGCAAGCACGGATTGCAGCGGCAAGGGACGGACGTCCGATGTGGCCGACAATGTCATGTATGTCGCCCACAACTCCCAGGCGAACTGCTTCTTCGTGGGGATTGCCGGCACCAACGGGAACTCCGACCTCAAACACAACTGGTATGACACGGATTGTCTGGACAACAACGTCTCGACCCTGGTGCCTTTCCCGTCGGGAATCACGCCGACGAACAGCACCCGCTCCGGTGGCCCCAGCGCGGGGAATGTCTCGCTGGGGGCGGCGATGGGGACCACGAACCTGCTGAACATGCAGGACCCCCAATCCGGCCGGTCGCTCCAATCCATGCTGAGCCTCGTGCAGAACTCCTCCGCGACGTTGATCATCGCGGGGCACAGCCTGGGCGGCTCGCTCTGCCCGACCCTGGCGAGGTGGCTCTTCACGGGCTTCAACGACCTGCAGCCGTGGAAGGCGGTGTATGTGTTGCCAACGGCCGCGCCCTCGACGGGAGACCAGGGGTTCGTCGATGGCTTCAGCCAGGTGTTCCCAGCGACGAGCATCGCGGGCGTGTCTCCCTACGGGTACTGGAACCAGGTCATCTGGAACGAGTACGACGTGGTGCCGCATGGCTGGACCAACCTGATGAACGTCCAGCCGTACACGCCGCAGAACGACGTCGTGTGGGACTACATCA
This window contains:
- a CDS encoding lipase family protein, whose translation is MKVVQPLDTGGSFNNIQTAYQLSRFSGLGDNLTGTASSIAQKLGPIIDDALTKNIPSLGVWVRMWGPCVYQASTDCSGKGRTSDVADNVMYVAHNSQANCFFVGIAGTNGNSDLKHNWYDTDCLDNNVSTLVPFPSGITPTNSTRSGGPSAGNVSLGAAMGTTNLLNMQDPQSGRSLQSMLSLVQNSSATLIIAGHSLGGSLCPTLARWLFTGFNDLQPWKAVYVLPTAAPSTGDQGFVDGFSQVFPATSIAGVSPYGYWNQVIWNEYDVVPHGWTNLMNVQPYTPQNDVVWDYIKNKSIQTLYGPLSGLWGVDANLTYDAIHPKYLLPPSPNPYVRLPAQMFTPSPLPPQPSTFADFMNIVGTQHINAYDTYFGVPATVAQTKVSLMSPGPDAKERPADMRSTA